The window ATTTCACAGCCGAAACTCGAAACTACTGCCGCTAACCGTCTACACCCTCCTCTCATAATTGTTTTTATTTGCAAATATTTATCCACTTTACCTTCCAACACAGGGTGTGACCGCTAACCGGCTGTACGTTTCTCAGACATCGGCTGCTTCATTTGTGCAAATTACATTGAAATCAGTGTCATGTTAGCTAAGTATATGTAAAACAATACTTTTATATAATTTTTGAGGTGAGCCAGAGACAATTGAGATCAAAATTAATGGAGTTTATAACGTATTGTGCTCGCATGCATTTAACTTATTTAATACCTTTACTACCCATACTACGTCTAACAACCTCCAGCTACCTGAATAATAAATACTTTTAAAAAAAGATGACGCAGCCCGTTTTTTTTGTTAAACTTAAGATATGAAAAAGCATTACCATGGCCATAGGAGCAGGTTGAAAGAACGGTTTTCCCAAAATCCGGAATCAATGTTTGATTATGAAATAATAGAGCTGCTTCTTGGATATGTTGTGAAAGGTAAAGATGTGAAACCTATGGCCAAAGATCTTTTAAAGCATTGTGAGGGAATTTCCGGCATTTTTGGTTGTAAGTCCTCGGATATTAAAGGGCTTGGAGAGGAATCCGATTTATTTTTCCTCCTGATTCGTGAGTTTTATCGCAGAGTAAATCTGGATAAGGTTGAGAAGGAAAAATCTTTGGTTGACAGTCCGGACAAGGTATACGAATTTCTGAAATACCATATAGGCTATTCAGATAAGGAAGTTTTTGTAGTTTTGCTGCTGGATAGTTCCAATGCTGTAAAAGGGTACGAGGTTATGTCAGAAGGGACGGTCAATCAGGCAAATGTCTATCCAAGAGAAATAGCTAATAAAGCTTTACTAAAGGGTGCTACTGCAGCGATTATATGCCATAACCATCCCAGCGATAATTTAAAGCCGTCCAATGATGATTTGCGGATTACCCGTAAAATTAAAGAAGGTCTGTCTCTGTTTGACATAGCTTTGCTTGATCATCTCATTATCACAGCTCAAGGATTTTTATCTTTTAAAAGGGAAGGGTATCTATGATTTTGCCAAAAACATACTTTAAAAGGAGTATTTGATGAAGGATACTGTATTTTTGACCGGTGCAACAGGTTTTGTAGGAAGTGAAGTACAGAAGCGGCTTCTTGAAAAAAATTACCGCATAAAAGTTTTGGTAAGAGATAAAGACAGGTTAAAAGAAAACTCAGCCGATATTGTTCCGGTGGAAGGTGATGTTCTAAATCCGGAGAGTTTCAGGAAAGAAATGGAAGATGTGGATACTGTTATTCATCTTGTGGGAATAATCAGAGAGTTTCCGTCGCAAGGTATCACATTTGAAAAACTTCATTTTGAAGCGACAAAGAATGTTGTGGATACAGCTGTTAGCAACGGAATAAAACGTTTTATACATATGTCTGCCAACGGTGCCAGGGAAAATGCCGTAACGGATTATCACAAAACAAAATACAAGGCAGAGGAATATGTTAGAAATTCCGGGCTGACGTATACGATTTTCAGACCTTCACTGATATACGGCCCG of the Flexistipes sp. genome contains:
- a CDS encoding JAB domain-containing protein, whose product is MKKHYHGHRSRLKERFSQNPESMFDYEIIELLLGYVVKGKDVKPMAKDLLKHCEGISGIFGCKSSDIKGLGEESDLFFLLIREFYRRVNLDKVEKEKSLVDSPDKVYEFLKYHIGYSDKEVFVVLLLDSSNAVKGYEVMSEGTVNQANVYPREIANKALLKGATAAIICHNHPSDNLKPSNDDLRITRKIKEGLSLFDIALLDHLIITAQGFLSFKREGYL
- a CDS encoding complex I NDUFA9 subunit family protein, with the translated sequence MKDTVFLTGATGFVGSEVQKRLLEKNYRIKVLVRDKDRLKENSADIVPVEGDVLNPESFRKEMEDVDTVIHLVGIIREFPSQGITFEKLHFEATKNVVDTAVSNGIKRFIHMSANGARENAVTDYHKTKYKAEEYVRNSGLTYTIFRPSLIYGPGDSFVNMLADMIKKLPVFSYFGKGDYKMQPVSVYEVAEIFAESIPISTMYGKTYSVCGDKVYTYRELLNVIMDVIGKKRLLISVPEAFVSTGIAVFGGFSWFPITKDQFIMLKEGNVCTDDEAFEETNVKKRNMKELLKTYLT